One genomic window of Quercus lobata isolate SW786 chromosome 9, ValleyOak3.0 Primary Assembly, whole genome shotgun sequence includes the following:
- the LOC115959996 gene encoding uncharacterized protein LOC115959996: MSDQLTIHTYKEEERNGLSLKQRICEVEVVVGLCSILSCRFAVRCSQSRRFAVLSLKVSSIHHFSKGFIDSFYIYCIQTSCCIEEILKFLKKKDFDVTISDDAGRFVCNYVYCHSLRFAEQKGHKSLFVHVPLFSRIDEETQMHFVASLLEAIASTCY, encoded by the exons ATGTCTGACCAGTTAACCATTCACAcatataaagaagaagaaagaaacggTTTGAGTTTAAAGCAGCGTATTTGTGAAGTTGAAGTG GTTGTGGGTCTCTGTTCTATCTTGAGCTGCCGATTCGCTGTTCGTTGTTCTCAGAGTCGCCGATTCGCTGTTCTATCTTTGAAGGTTTCATCGATTCACCATTTCTCTAAAGGTTTCATCGATTCGTTCTACATCTACTGCATACAG ACTTCTTGCTGCATTGAGGAaatcttgaagttcttgaagaagAAGGACTTTGATGTGACAATTTCAGATGATGCCGGCCGTTTTGTGTGCAATTATGTATATTGTCATTCTCTCCGTTTTGCGGAACAGAAGGGTCACAAATCTTTATTTGTCCATGTGCCTCTATTTTCAAGAATCGATGAGGAAACCCAGATGCATTTTGTAGCCTCCCTTTTGGAAGCTATTGCATCTACGTGTTATTGA
- the LOC115959450 gene encoding TMV resistance protein N-like encodes MAFLAIENASSSSSSSIPSSSTPGCKYEYDVFLSFRGTDTRNNFTDHLYDRLKQEGIFTFRDDERLKQGTEINSGLLRAIDESKIAVVVLSKQYASSSWCLIELAKIVECMDKKKLTILPVFHYVDPSDVRNQRGSFAEAFAKHENRFEDKIDDVKTWRAALTKVTNLSGWHLKDNSESEVIKKIIQRINSELDREVPFVSEHLVGMDSRVKEMLDLCLGERLNCVRLVGICGMGGIGKTTLAREVYNRIFHDFEARSFVANVREESKRRRLVSLQKNILSKILMGAEKNIADVEEGKKILRNRLCKKKVLIVLDDVNDDEQLKALAGKDWFGPGSIIIVTSRDSHLLNSYWDGVFDIYIAKGLNDDEALELFSLKAFKKPHPQENYVDLSINFVSYANGLPLALRVLGSSLFGKTLDVWKSARDKLEAKPNRVIMDVLEMSVDGLDDTQRDLFLDIAFLFKDMDNYCRRDTLESLGHYTYDIDVLQDKSLITFASDGALEMHDLLKEMGQDIVRRESPEEPGKRSRLWSLKDVLHVLTSNAGTEVVKCIMLNMPIEAKERLSAEAFSKMKILRFLKIGYVHPPKDLIGGPIQLPQGLNYLSNELRIIDWRGYPLKSMPTSFQPNKLVELRMHYSDIKQLWKGIMILNELKLIDLRDSQNLIEIPDLSGVPNLKQLILRRCTRLYKIHESLGDLKRLIRLDLNGCKRLESLPHEINLEALETFIISGCSRLKKFPEIVGNMSCLLELSLNETAITGLPLSIEHLIGLTKLDLRDCKNLSRLPNGCYSLMSLKILNLSGCSKLNELPENLAKIKGLEELYLSGTAITSLPSSFVHLKNLKELTLSKCVGLSSNKLTRFPLMQPRRSPDLVGMLMHSLIGLCSLTKLDLSYCSVRTIPNVLGCLSSLNTLNLRGNNFVCLPESIIQLSNLRYLYMNGCTHLRMLPKLPLNIDFIDATQCTSLETLSLRPEYDFRPKICLLNCNKLITNQGCGDLFSTMLRHYIINTQGQRDCYDVVIPGSEIPKWFSHQNVGGSVNLQVPSDSLGNKLMGIAVSAVFVFRKHHIQDYGKQILWCSVGSGRLLPVEFGKIEPYQLLLRYVPFAFFGAELIEILNQVDANGFSQIEVKFEPEGPGLEVTKCGAHLVFERDIEDLINQTKAGPSSCIIAPYDEEGFDDSEKDNKIKRSRDDSDGEGAGPSGEATSNDVDEPHPKRIRLPNLIERLIPRLGNWLGNSSTQEQGDSDCEEEKSQ; translated from the exons ATGGCTTTTCTGGCCATAGAAAAcgcctcctcctcctcctcctcatctattccttcttcttctactcctgGATGCAAATACGAGTACGATGTATTTCTCAGTTTCAGAGGCACCGACACCCGCAACAATTTCACGGACCATCTATACGATAGGTTGAAGCAAGAAGGCATATTCACATTTAGGGACGATGAGAGACTCAAGCAAGGAACAGAGATTAACTCAGGGCTCCTGAGAGCAATAGATGAATCGAAAATCGCTGTTGTCGTTCTATCCAAACAATACGCTTCGTCGAGTTGGTGTTTGATCGAACTAGCAAAGATCGTTGAGTGCATGGACAAGAAGAAGCTGACAATCCTTCCTGTGTTCCACTATGTGGATCCTAGTGATGTCAGGAATCAGAGAGGGTCTTTCGCGGAAGCTTTTGCAAAACATGAAAATCGGTTCGAAGATAAGATCGATGATGTGAAGACTTGGAGAGCAGCCTTGACCAAAGTTACCAATCTCTCTGGATGGCATCTAAAGGATAA TTCTGAATCAgaagttatcaaaaaaatcattcaaagaATAAATAGTGAGTTGGATCGTGAAGTCCCATTTGTTTCCGAGCACCTCGTTGGAATGGACTCCCGTGTGAAGGAAATGTTGGATTTATGCTTGGGTGAAAGGTTGAATTGTGTCCGCTTAGTTGGGATTTGTGGAATGGGTGGAATCGGTAAAACAACTCTTGCCCGAGAAgtttataatagaatttttcaTGACTTTGAAGCTAGAAGCTTTGTTGCTAATGTTAGAGAAGAGTCTAAAAGACGACGTCTAGTTTCTTTACAGAAAAATATTCTTTCTAAGATCCTCATGGGAgcagaaaaaaatattgcaGATGTTGaagagggaaagaaaattctaaggAATAGACTCTGCAAAAAGAaggttcttattgttcttgatgatgtgaatgatgatgaacaactaaAAGCATTAGCTGGGAAGGATTGGTTTGGTCCAGGGAGTATAATCATTGTAACAAGTAGAGATAGTCATTTGTTGAACAGTTATTGGGATGGGgtgtttgatatatatatagctaaGGGGTTGAATGATGATGAAGCTTTGGAGCTTTTTAGTTTGAAGGCTTTTAAGAAACCTCATCCTCAAGAAAATTATGTGGATTTGTCTATAAATTTTGTGAGTTACGCTAACGGCCTTCCTTTAGCTCTTAGAGTTTTAGGTTCTTCATTGTTTGGTAAAACACTTGATGTATGGAAAAGTGCTCGAGATAAATTAGAAGCAAAACCTAATAGAGTCATTATGGATGTACTTGAAATGAGTGTTGATGGGCTTGATGATACACAAAGAGATTTGTTTTTAGATATTGCATTTCTCTTTAAAGACATGGACAACTATTGCAGAAGAGATACTCTAGAAAGTTTAGGTCACTATACCTACGATATTGATGTTCTTCAGGACAAATCTCTTATAACCTTTGCTTCAGATGGAGCTCTTGAGATGCATGATTTACTTAAAGAAATGGGTCAAGACATTGTTCGTCGTGAATCCCCTGAAGAGCCTGGTAAACGTAGTAGGTTATGGAGTTTAAAGGATGTCCTGCATGTATTGACAAGTAATGCT GGAACAGAGGTAGTTAAATGCATAATGCTAAACATGCCTATTGAAGCAAAGGAACGCTTGAGCGCTGAAGCCTTCtcaaagatgaaaattttgagatttctTAAAATTGGTTATGTGCATCCTCCAAAAGACCTCATTGGAGGTCCTATTCAACTTCCACAAGGCCTCAATTATCTTTCTAACGAGTTACGCATAATAGATTGGCGTGGATATCCTTTAAAATCCATGCCAACTAgtttccaaccaaacaaacttGTTGAACTAAGAATGCATTACAGTGACATAAAACAACTATGGAAAGGAATTATG attttaaatgagttaaaaCTCATTGACCTCAGGGATTCTCAAAACTTGATTGAGATCCCGGACCTTAGTGGAGTCCCAAATCTTAAGCAATTGATCCTCCGACGTTGTACAAGACTCTATAAGATACATGAATCTCTTGGAGATCTCAAAAGGCTTATTCGATTGGATTTGAATGGTTGTAAACGTCTCGAAAGCCTTCCTCATGAGATCAACTTGGAAGCTCttgaaacttttattatttctggTTGTTCAAGACTAAAGAAGTTTCCAGAGATTGTGGGAAATATGTCATGTTTGTTAGAACTTTCTTTGAATGAGACTGCTATAACAGGGCTACCATTATCAATTGAGCATTTAATTGGCCTTACTAAATTGGATCTAAGAGACTGCAAAAACCTTTCACGTCTTCCGAATGGTTGTTATAGTTTAATGTCtttaaaaattcttaatttatcTGGTTGCTCAAAACTTAATGAATTACCAGAAAATTTGGCGAAAATCAAAGGTTTGGAGGAGTTATACTTGAGTGGGACGGCTATAACAAGCCTACCTTCATCCTTTGTTCActtaaaaaatctcaaagaacTCACTCTCTCCAAATGTGTGGGGCTATCATCTAATAAGCTCACGAGGTTTCCTTTGATGCAACCTAGAAGAAGTCCAGATCTCGTGGGCATGCTAATGCATTCTTTAATAGGCTTATGCTCTTTGACCAAACTTGATCTAAGTTATTGCAGTGTTCGGACAATTCCTAATGTTCTTGGGTGCTTGTCATCTTTAAATACTTTAAATCTAAGgggaaataattttgtttgccTTCCTGAAAGTATCATTCAACTATCTAATCTGAGATATCTTTATATGAATGGTTGCACTCATCTTCGAATGTTGCCCAAGCTTCCATTAAATATTGACTTTATTGATGCAACACAGTGTACCTCGTTGGAAACATTATCGTTAAGGCCAGAATATGATTTTCGGCCGAAAATTTGTCTTCTCAATTGCAATAAATTGATCACGAATCAAGGCTGCGGTGACCTGTTTTCAACAATGCTAAGACATTATATCATTAATACCCAg GGTCAGCGAGATTGTTACGATGTCGTGATTCCTGGGAGTGAAATTCCGAAATGGTTTAGCCACCAAAATGTGGGGGGTTCAGTGAATCTGCAAGTGCCCTCAGATTCATTAGGTAACAAATTGATGGGAATCGCTGTGAGCGCTGTTTTTGTATTCCGCAAGCATCATATTCAAGATTATGGAAAGCAGATACTTTGGTGTTCCGTTGGTTCGGGCCGTCTTTTACCCGTGGAATTTGGTAAGATTGAACCGTATCAGCTGTTGCTGAGATATGTGCCCTTTGCATTCTTTGGAGCGGAATTGATAGAAATATTGAATCAAGTCGACGCTAATGGATTCAGCCAGATTGAAGTTAAATTTGAACCCGAAGGTCCAGGATTGGAGGTTACAAAATGCGGGGCCCATCTGGTATTCGAGCGAGACATTGAAGACCTAATAAACCAAACTAAGGCTGGGCCTAGCAGCTGCATCATCGCTCCTTATGATGAGGAAGGTTTTGACGATTcagaaaaagataacaaaattaAGCGAAGCCGTGATGACTCTGATGGGGAAGGGGCTGGACCTAGTGGAGAAGCTACCTCTAATGATGTAGACGAACCACACCCAAAGAGGATACGACTCCCTAATCTGATTGAAAGATTAATTCCACGTTTAGGAAATTGGCTTGGGAATTCAAGCACACAAGAACAAGGTGACTCTGATTGCGAGGAAGAGAAATCCCAGTGA